GGCCAAGAAGTACAAGAAGCCCTGATCCAAAAAAAAGATACCCTAAAATACATATCTGATATAAAGGGACACCCTCTCACCATGGAGTTTATATCCCCCGTTGCTGCTCGCAACGAGGCACCCCTTGGTTATTTCTGGATTGAAGCAGATTTAACTTACATCAGTGCTCACCTTATTAACACGGCTCGAAACCAAATCATCACTTCTTTACTGGCTATTTTAGCTGGTCTTATTCTTAGCCGGCTGATTATTATTCGCGTCATACAACGACCCATCAAAGAGTTGGTGCAAGCCACCGATCGCGTTTCCACCGGGGATTTCTCCGGCAGGGTCCATGTTTATAACCAGGATGAGCTTGGCAAACTGGCCAATGCCTTTAATACCATGACTGACCACCTGGGAGTTTTGTTTCAATCCATTCGTACAGCAGTTAACGATATTAATCATACAACCATGCTGATCATTAACCGTTCTGAACAATCGGACCTAGCCACTCGTAAGTTGACAGATTCCTTAAACCAACTTCAACAAACCGCTGCACAGTTACCCAATGCAGCTCAAAATGATATACCCCTGGAATGTTCTAACAAACTCCATGAATCAACGGAGACCACCCTGCGGCAGCAAGAACACTTAAAAGAAATCCGTAGTGCTTCTAGAAAATTAATTCGTTATGTGGATCGGTTAGACAGTATTTCTTTACAGTTTAAATTTAACGAAAAATAGATTAGGGTGTGCTTACACCCCAATCTATTTTTTTAGGCTTGAAATCCTGTCAATCCCCCGCCTAATTTTCTTTGGGACAGGAAATAACTCCTGCTTGTCGAATAAAACCAATTACTAATAATTGTTAAGGAGTGATAATTTTGACAGAAGCTATTTTCCGCCAGCAGCGTAATGGTTTATATGCCGTTAACATCGTGATACCTGGAGGTATCCTGACCCCTGAACAATTTATGGGCTTGGCTGAGGTAGCCCGGGATACCGGAGTGTGGCGAATTAAGTGTGGTATCCGCCAGTCTTTAATTGTAGTCTTGGATCAGGATAAAATCCCCACCCTCCTAGAGAAAATTCATGCCCTTGGTCTACAAATAGCGCCCTTTGGTAATAAAATCCGTAGCGTTAAGGCTTGTCCTGGTGGTGCCGAGCTTTGCCCCAGATCCCTTGGACCCGCCCTGGAACTGGGCATGGAACTACAGGAACGCTATTTGGGTCAGGATGTTCCCAAGGATTTTAAAATTTCTACCGCCGGTTGCCCCAGGGGTTGTACCGAACCCTATTGTGCTGATCTAGGGCTCATTGCCAGAGGTGGCGATAAGTTTGATGTTGTAATTGGCGGCAGAGGGGCCACTAGCAAACCTATGCACGGTGTAAAGATCGCTTCGGATGTGAACAAGAACAAAGTTTTTGCTGTGGTGGATTTTGTCCTGGCAACCTACCGAGCTCATGCTGAACCCCATGAAAGATTGTGCAAAACCATGGCACGCTTGGGAACAACATTGTTCACTCCCCAACTTGAGCTTTATCAGGCTGAAGAACAAGCCCAGGACGAATTTGCCGCTTTTCTGATGGAATAAGAGGAGGTAAAACCATGTCTGATTCGAAAGCCCTTGATATAAATTTTAATAAACTCTCCAACTATCTTTCTGAATTCTGCCGGGACTGTGATCTGCAAGCTTCCGGACAGTGCAAGGAAGCAACTTGCTTAATTGGTTTTTCCAAAAAGGTCGTTCGTTTTGCACAACAAAAAGGAGTTTTTGATATTCCCGGTGCCAGCAACCTAATCCCGAAAAATGATTTCAAGCCTTACTATCAGGAGCAAATCTCCAAAACCATTGCCGAAAGCTGTAAACAATGTAAGGAATGCCGGGATAACCATTCCCAGGACTGTGTGGTTTCCCTTGTGCGGACTGCTCTGGAAAGTGCTGTCCTGCAGGAACAGATTGATTATCCCGGCAGTGTATTCATGTATCTGGCTAAAGTAAAACAGCAAAGCGAGGAACTCTCCTCCCAAATAGCTAACCACCTTCGTAAGTAGCCATGTCAAAGGCCCGGATTTTTCCGGGCCTTCTTTTTAGAACATTAAGAAACGTTTTTTTAGAACATGATAGAGTGCTAGGTAGCCTACCCCTACCACTCCAAGGAAAACAAAGGCAATGACATGATACAAATCGATACGGTTCTCTAGTGCATCAATCTTTTGGTCTCTCACCCCGATTTCTCTCTGAATGTCTTCCTTTTCTCTGGCCACAATCTCTTTTTGACTCTTTACCAGGAGTTTCTCTTCCTGAATACGACTCATTTCCTCCTGCAATTGTGTATTAGCACTGCTTAGATCCTTAACCCTTTCATTTAACAAATATTCGTTAGACTGTCCATCCAATTCATTTAAGCTATTCCACAACACTAAGCCATTGGTTTTATCCAATTTAACCCCGTTTAAATACCCAATGGTAGGTGCCACATCACAAATGCTGACCGGAGGGATAGTAGTGCCACTCTTGAAGGGTAAACCCTTCATAATTAGAGGTGGTGCACCTAAAGTTCCTGTGAGAATAATCATGCAGCTGTCGTAGAGATCTTCGTCATGCAACTTCTTTAAAAGACGTCCAACCTGAGCATCCATTTTGGTGATTGCCATTTTATATTCGTTGCTATTAACCCCAGATTTTTTATATATATCACGAAGTTCAGGAAGTAAAATAATATTCATGTAGGATTGTTCTTTGGTCCATTCATTTAATAAATTATTTATTACCAGCTCATCTTTCTTATCGAATGGTCCATTACAAGTATGTCCACCCTTTGCGGCTAAATGTTTTAGTTCTCCTTCGGCACCATAGAAACATGTCTTGATTTTCTTTTGCTGCATTAATGTCTGGATAGACATACCATCCAACTTATCTCCTGTTTGTATAAATTTGTGGTTATCCGGCAGCATACCTGTCAGAATAGACGCCACCGAGGCCTGTGTTGTATCGGGAAAAACTGAGATAACCTTGGAGGCCCTCACCCCTGCAGTTGCCAGTCCATTTATATTGGGGGCTGAGGTCCTTTGCAAGGTTTCGTCTTGCAGCCCGTCAATAACAATCATAAATATCTTACTGGTTACTTTAGGTTCTTTCCCTGTTTTCTCCTTATTGGTTGCTTCTTCAGCCCTTGCCTGCAATGAAAAGGCAAAACAAACCAGCAGTGACAAAATGGATATGGATATGGATATGGATATTCTTTTTCGAACCATTCGCTGGAACCCCCTCTGGGCGGCATATTTTATACAAATATATATCGAAGATTTGTCCATCTTATGACCATTATTTTCCTTTATTTATTGACAAATTTATTCTTTTTCCATATTTTAGCGTATATTCATCTCAAATATGACAATACTATTAACACTCCGCTTTGGTGAGTTCTATCTCTCCCGTCCAGCAATACGCTGGACTTTTTTCTTTGAAAATTAAAATTTACTCTTGCCAATGTGTTATTTTTTTGCTAAAATAGCTTTTGTCAGTGGTCGCATCGGGGTGTAGCGCAGCTTGGTAGCGCACCTGCCTTGGGAGCAGGGGGTCGCACGTTCGAATCGTGTCACCCCGACCAGATCTAGTAAAATCAAGGACTTAGAGGTTTTTAATCTCTAAGTCCTTTCTCTTTTTACCCCTTATCCATCACAATTTTAAAATTTAACTTCCTTATGTAATAAGGGATAAAGGAAACGGTAATCTATTTTTACACTCTGCTATGAAGTTAAGGTGTCAAAATTTAATTTCAAGGGAGTGTTTTAAATGACCAATGAACAAATGGTAAAAATGTTTTTAATCTACCAAGAAAGTAGAAACCTTTCCCCTCGTACTCTTGAATGGTACAAATACATTACCGCTAAATTCATCAATTATTGCAACGACAATGATATTCAAATTGATTCCCTTAAAACACCCGAAGCCCGTCAATGGGTAAACTGGCTTCAAAAAGGTTCAGAAACTCAGTATAAGGGGAATTCCATTAACTGTCATATAAGAGCCATCAAAACCATGTTCAACTATTTTATGGAAGATGAATATATCGACAAAAATCCATTTCATAAAGTCAGTAAAATTAAGGTTGATAATACTATCATCCATACTTTTGAGCCAGATGAAATTAAGAAAATGCTTGCTCAACTAAACAAAAATACATTTTATGATCTGCGAGACAATCTCATGCTCAGGATAATGTACGATTGTGGATTGCGTGTCAGTGAGATAATCAATCTAAAAATCACCGACATAGACACAGATAAAAATATGTTTAAGGTATTCGGCAAAGGCCACAAGGAAAGAATGGTTCCTTTTGGACGCTCTGTTAAACGAGAATTGGTAAAATATTTACCTAAACGAAATAAGGCAGTTCCACATGATTTAGATGAAGGATATTTACTTTGTACAAATCAAGGGACACCCCTACACAAGCGTAATATTCTGCGAAAAATTAGAATTGTTGGTCAAGGTGCAGGGATTGAAGGTAAACGTCTTAGCCCCCACACCTACCGCCATTCCTTTGCAAAACAATATTTAATGGCAGGTGGAGATTTATTTTCACTCCAAACTATCATGGGACATAGTTCGCTCAATTCTACCAGACGTTATATTACCTTACTCACCGAAGATATTCAAAAGCAACACCGTCAATTCAGCCCCTTAGACAATCTTTAGGGGGTGCTGAATATGAAATTAAAACAAATTTACGGTTATGGTAAAACAATCCTCTGCCATCAGCCCACCATTGGCGACTGGTATAACAACATAGAATGTTCTATCTCTAAGCGGAATATTATTGTTACTACAGAAATAAATAAATCTGACTATCAATCAATAGTATCTCCTGGAGAGTTTTGTTCTGATTGTCCTTGTAACAAAGGGGCAGTAAATCTCTTCTGGGAAATGAAATAATCCAAAGGAGTAGGAATTTTTGCCTACTCCTTTTTTATGTCTTAGAACAAAGATTTTACTTGAATTTGCTTACTCGCCTTAATGGTATTATCACTATTCAAAGTACAAACTAATTCTAAATATTTATTAACATAAGATGATGTACTAGTTGCTTTAATACTTACAGAATTACCTGTTTGGCTCTGGATTGTAGCATAAATATTAGTAGTGCCATCTGGGTTAGGACTTTTAATTGTCCATGTTCCGCTCTGATCTGCCACCTCAACCCCATTATCATAGAATGTAGCGGTATATGATTGTGTCTGATTGAGTTTAATAGTAGCACCACCTGTAATTACAATAGAATAATTATGACTTATAGGTACTTCTTGGACAATGACTTGTAATGCATCATTAATTTCTGGCCTGTCTGCCATTTGTGCGGTAATCGTTACTGTTCCAATGGAAATACCTGTAATTAATCCACTGCTATTTACAGTAGCAATATTATTATCACTTGAAGTAAATATAATATTAGGATTATCAACTATAACTCCATTATCTGTTAATGTATATTTTAATTGTAAATTATCTCCAATATTTAAAGTTGCTGATTCATTGGTTATAGTCAATACATAATTATGATTAACTTTAACATTAATAGAAATAGTATCTTTAACATCTGGTTTACCTGTCATTTGAGCAGTGATTATTGCTTTACCTTCGGCAATACCAGTAATTAAACCATTATTATTAATATTACATATATTAGCGTCGCTGGAAACATATGTAATAGAAGGACTATCAACTGCAACTCCATTATCAGTTAATTTTACAGATAATTGCAAAGTATCATCTTTTAATATATTTGCTGATTCTCCCTCGTTGATTGTTAATTTATAAATGTGTTCATATTGCCAACGGTTTGCAATTTCATTTTCTTTATCATCACTACTACCAAACGAATCTTTTTCTAAATGCAAAATGACAAGGCCATTTTTTGTTTTGTCAATTCCTATTACCTTCCACGCTGAATCCATCTTAATAATTCTCTGATTTAAGATAATATTTTTTGTGTCGGAATTATCTTGAATTGTCATAAGTATTTTCCCAACTGGCAGTGTCATATATTGCCCTGTTTCAATGTCAAAAACTTTAGATTCAACAATGGCAGGAAATGTTTTAATATTGCCAGCAAAATTAAATTTAATATCAAAATTGCAAGCCCTCATAACCCCTTTATATTTTTCATAGCGTTTACCATTAACCTCCGAAACAATAAGCCAGTATAAACCGTTATATTCTATTCTGTCCCCTTGTGACAGTTCAGTTAGCGTAGATATATATTTATCGTCATAATCAGATTTAACTTTTAAATTGCTTATCAATGCCCTTGTTGCTATGCCATTAATTAAAATATCCCTGCCAGCATCAGCAAGGATAAAGTTAAAATCATTTTCATTAGGTGAAAACAGATTCAATTATATTCCCCCTTTCCTAAGCGTTAAATTTGACGCACCTAACTACTAAACATATAGAAGAAACTGGCTCCATCCTCATAAACCTTTTCGTCATTGGGAATCTCTCTAATTTTACGCTCTAGTTGGTCAATACGAGATTGTAAATTCTCATGGAATTGGGAAACTGTAATATCATCCTGTTTGTATGACTTCATAAGTTGTGGCTGATTAGCAATTGATTCAAGAATTGCTAGGGCAGTTTTAAGGATATTTCTCTTGTTGGTATTACTGGTAGGATTATATTCAATATTTGATTCTAAATTTTGTTCTTGTAAATATATGGATAATTCATCTATAGTTAAATCAATTCCTTTTATTTCAAGGTTTAAGCGTTCTATATTGGTCATGGTTGATTATCAACTCCTTATTTAATTCCTCAATAATAGTGTCCATTTGGTCTTTGGTGGTTAGTGGCTCCAGTATCTCATATTTACTATCATCCCAAAGACAATTATTTCTAGTAATATGCCATTGGTTGGTTTCATGGTTGAGATGGAATTTTGTTTCTTTTTTATTTGTTAGGTTTTTTAGGTTAATATATATAAATGGATATAAACCATAGCCAGCCATTACTTTCTCTATGATGTATTTATGTTTAATGTCGGGATATAAGCAATTGAATGTATCTACAAAATCCTGGT
This genomic interval from Desulforamulus reducens MI-1 contains the following:
- a CDS encoding methyl-accepting chemotaxis protein, producing the protein MFHKKKSFQRKKVGRFSLGFKLSLSITLLVMLLMICIGINSYLRNRTILLQEAQSRGWMTARTTSAFAADYLRGYNPNLQSNIIDHLERDPFIKRVAILDINGVVLKSSDESMVQKKMTGQEVQEALIQKKDTLKYISDIKGHPLTMEFISPVAARNEAPLGYFWIEADLTYISAHLINTARNQIITSLLAILAGLILSRLIIIRVIQRPIKELVQATDRVSTGDFSGRVHVYNQDELGKLANAFNTMTDHLGVLFQSIRTAVNDINHTTMLIINRSEQSDLATRKLTDSLNQLQQTAAQLPNAAQNDIPLECSNKLHESTETTLRQQEHLKEIRSASRKLIRYVDRLDSISLQFKFNEK
- a CDS encoding nitrite reductase, coding for MTEAIFRQQRNGLYAVNIVIPGGILTPEQFMGLAEVARDTGVWRIKCGIRQSLIVVLDQDKIPTLLEKIHALGLQIAPFGNKIRSVKACPGGAELCPRSLGPALELGMELQERYLGQDVPKDFKISTAGCPRGCTEPYCADLGLIARGGDKFDVVIGGRGATSKPMHGVKIASDVNKNKVFAVVDFVLATYRAHAEPHERLCKTMARLGTTLFTPQLELYQAEEQAQDEFAAFLME
- a CDS encoding alkaline phosphatase family protein, with protein sequence MVRKRISISISISILSLLVCFAFSLQARAEEATNKEKTGKEPKVTSKIFMIVIDGLQDETLQRTSAPNINGLATAGVRASKVISVFPDTTQASVASILTGMLPDNHKFIQTGDKLDGMSIQTLMQQKKIKTCFYGAEGELKHLAAKGGHTCNGPFDKKDELVINNLLNEWTKEQSYMNIILLPELRDIYKKSGVNSNEYKMAITKMDAQVGRLLKKLHDEDLYDSCMIILTGTLGAPPLIMKGLPFKSGTTIPPVSICDVAPTIGYLNGVKLDKTNGLVLWNSLNELDGQSNEYLLNERVKDLSSANTQLQEEMSRIQEEKLLVKSQKEIVAREKEDIQREIGVRDQKIDALENRIDLYHVIAFVFLGVVGVGYLALYHVLKKRFLMF
- a CDS encoding tyrosine-type recombinase/integrase is translated as MTNEQMVKMFLIYQESRNLSPRTLEWYKYITAKFINYCNDNDIQIDSLKTPEARQWVNWLQKGSETQYKGNSINCHIRAIKTMFNYFMEDEYIDKNPFHKVSKIKVDNTIIHTFEPDEIKKMLAQLNKNTFYDLRDNLMLRIMYDCGLRVSEIINLKITDIDTDKNMFKVFGKGHKERMVPFGRSVKRELVKYLPKRNKAVPHDLDEGYLLCTNQGTPLHKRNILRKIRIVGQGAGIEGKRLSPHTYRHSFAKQYLMAGGDLFSLQTIMGHSSLNSTRRYITLLTEDIQKQHRQFSPLDNL
- a CDS encoding Ig-like domain-containing protein, which encodes MNLFSPNENDFNFILADAGRDILINGIATRALISNLKVKSDYDDKYISTLTELSQGDRIEYNGLYWLIVSEVNGKRYEKYKGVMRACNFDIKFNFAGNIKTFPAIVESKVFDIETGQYMTLPVGKILMTIQDNSDTKNIILNQRIIKMDSAWKVIGIDKTKNGLVILHLEKDSFGSSDDKENEIANRWQYEHIYKLTINEGESANILKDDTLQLSVKLTDNGVAVDSPSITYVSSDANICNINNNGLITGIAEGKAIITAQMTGKPDVKDTISINVKVNHNYVLTITNESATLNIGDNLQLKYTLTDNGVIVDNPNIIFTSSDNNIATVNSSGLITGISIGTVTITAQMADRPEINDALQVIVQEVPISHNYSIVITGGATIKLNQTQSYTATFYDNGVEVADQSGTWTIKSPNPDGTTNIYATIQSQTGNSVSIKATSTSSYVNKYLELVCTLNSDNTIKASKQIQVKSLF